One Helicobacter pylori NCTC 11637 = CCUG 17874 = ATCC 43504 = JCM 12093 genomic window, TTACCAAACTCAATCCAAGGCTCATCGCTGTTATTACTCTGTGCTTTCTCTTGGATTTCTTCTTTTTGGCGTTCTTGTAAGCATTTGTGAGCTTTAGAGTCATAATCTAGCCATGGTTCATCAGGATGCAAGGTTTTTTTTGGCTCTTGCTTAGATTGTGGCTCTTTTGCTTGAGTAGTGCCATTTTGCTCTATAGCTTGGTTTTGTTTTGTGTTTTCTTGTTGTGTAGCGGTGCTATTAGTTTGAGCGTTAGTAGTCTCTTGTCTTGGCTCATTTTGTGAGTTTTTAGGTTGCTCTGAATTTTTATTAGCCTTATTTTGCTCTTTAATAGCATTTACCCCCACACTTTGAGTGGCGCTATCTAAATTTTTGAGTGTTTTTGCTTGTTGCTTGTCTAAATGCTTTCGCATCACTTCATACACTCTATTATCCATAGGCTCTAAGCTATCTTTAGATTTAGCTAAATAATCTTTTAAGACTTCGTGGTGTTCTTTTTCTAATTGGTGTCCCAAGATAGACTTAACGCTTAATTGCAAGCCCTTATCTTGCATGTGCTTATTACCATGCGCTTGTTCTAAGCAATCCTTAATCAAATTGATATGCTCTTTAGTGAGCTTGGTTGGCTCTTTTTGGCTTACCACTAATAAGACTTTCAATTCATCTTCATTCATGTGGTTTTTAGCGTAATTTAAAAAGCTCTCTTTAAAATCAAGCTTAGTCTTAATGCGTTTTTGCTTAATATCAAGCTCAGTTTGTTTAAAGAAACTATGCAAACTAGCGTATTTGTCTTTAAGGTCTATATCATTGCTAGGTGTTTTCTTTTCTTGCTCTTTTTGTGCGTATTCGCCTTGTTCTTGTGTGTTAGGCTCTTTTTCATTAAGCTTATTGCTTTCTTCTAAAGCAATAGAAGCGATTTTACTTGTAGTATTTTCTCCTGTAGGTCTTAGCAATTCAAGCTCATTAGGATTTAAAAAAGTGATAACTTCGTTTGTTTCATCTCTTATAACTTGCAAACTCTCTAAAAGTGTTGCACTTTCATTATCCAAACCTTGCTTGGTATTATTATCTCTTAATGTCTCTAATTCTAAGCCTTGCTGGTTTAAAAGCTCTTTTTCTTGATCTTGAAAAACTTGTTGCTCATAGAGAGTATCAGGGTTTTGGCTCTCATAATATTGCTCTAGGGCTTTATTTTCGCCCTCTAGGGCGTATCTTTCTAGCTCTTCTTTTTCAAGCTTATTTTCATGCTCTGCAATACTAATTTCTCCAGCTCTTTGAATTTGATTTTCTTCATAATCTTGTAGTGCCTTACTTTCAAGCTCAGCCTCTTCTCTTTCAAGCTCTTGTTGTTCTAACTTGGCACTAACTCGTGCAATGCCATCATCTTCATTCATTTGTATGTATTGCTCTTGTTGGTATTCATAATACTCATCTTCGCTCATTTCTAAAAAGCTTTTTTCTTCTGTAAGCTCTACTTCATTTTCGCTAGAATTTTGTATCTCATGTTTATTAGCATTTTGTGTCTCAACAATCACTTTTTCTAAACTTTCTACAAACTCGCTTGGATTATCATTAGAGATAGATTGCTCTTCATTGATTTCTTGTTGGAACGCATTAAAAAAATCGCTTACATTTTCATTGTCTTTTGTATTAGAGATTTCATTTTTCATGCTCTCAATGACTTCTAGCATAGAAGAAATGTCATCTTTTAAGCCCTCTTGGCTTAAAGACTTGATTTCTTGTTCTAAAATGCCTAAAAAATTGGTGGGGTCATTTTTAGAATTTTTAACTTCATCTAAAAAACTCTCTAAAAAAGCGTCCTTTCCATCATCACTCCAAGCTTTCCACGCCTTTAAAAATCCATTGATAAAATCTTGCATTATCTGCCCCTGCCTTTAGATTGAGTAGGCACTACTTCATCATTAGCAAAGTAGTGGTCATACTTTTGTTGCTCTGCTCCTTTATTAAGAGTTTGTTGCAACATCGCTAACATTTGGGGATTGTTTTGAGCCATTTCAAGCATTTTAGAAAACTCTGCCATATTCATTTCATTGTTGTTTGGCTCTTTAGTGTTGTTTTCTTTGGCATTGTTGTCTGTATTAGGTGCAATTTGTTGCTGTGGTTCTTGATAGATTTTGTGTTGCTTTCTTTTTTCATGATGGGTTGCCCCATATTGATTGACATAATCTAGCACTTTGTTATACTGCTTTTCATTCAAATGCTTGGATAAATCATAAATCACCAAATTTTGATTATTCATAGAGAAAGTATTGCTAATGTATTGTGTTCTTAAAGTTTTAGGGTCTAATTCTTTAAGCTTAGTTTTGTCTAGCGTTTGAAAAACATTGACATTGTAGAGATTTTTAATCTCTAAAGTCGGCTCTATGTCTATCTTTTCTTTTTTAAATTCGTAAAAGGGCGTTTTGCCATCTTGCATATACTTGATATTGCCCTCTTTGTCTCTTTGAGGAACTTTTTCATTCTCATAAATCACTTCGCCATTAGAATAATGCTTAAGATTGCCCTCTTTGTCTTTAAGGGGGATTAAATTACCCTGTTCATCTCTTGCTTTAACATAGTGCATTTCATAATCTCTAATATAAGCAATACTTGCCTTATCATAAAAGCCATTAGGATTATTTTTACTCTTAGTGTTGTTTTTAATATGCTCCACTTCTTTAGGGTTTGCCCCAAGTTTTAAGGCATCATCTAAACCTACCCAAACATTACTCTCATAGCCATTCTCATGTTGCTTGGCATCTAAAATAAGAGAATTTAAGCCATTATAGGCATTGCCAGCATTACCATTATAAGCTCTATTATTTGGCTTAAACTCTAATCCAGATTCTAAACTTTTAGCAATTTCGCTCGCTAAAAACCTAGCAAAAACCTCTTTTTGCTCTTTAATATCCATTTCATTCCACGCTTTCATTTAATGCTCCTTGTTTTTATTGACTTCATTTTCTAAGGAATGTTCTAACTCTATTTTTGTTTCTTGTTCGCTTTTAGGCTCTACTCCCATTTGCATAAACTCTATCATTTGCCATTCATTCATAGGGTATTTTCCCTCTTTAAGTTCTAAAAAATCTTGTGTCATTTTTTCTGTCCTTGTTTTTAAAAAATCTTTTTAGAATGCCATTAAAATTACAAGGAAATCAAGGTCTTGACTTATTTACTTTTTCAAAGTGTGTGCGTACACATATGCCACTTTTTAAGCTATTTTTAAGCAAAAAACACAAGTGTGTACGCACACATTTTTTAGTCTCAAACCATGCAACCCCCTAAAATGCGTAACTTAATCTAAAAGTAAATGAAAAGTAAATAAACCTAAAAATTTAATGAAAAAAAGTTAAAATTTAAGCTAATCTTAAGCTAAAATGATAGTTTTTTGCTCCTTTTTAATGTTTAAAAAAACTTTTTTTAAAAATGAAAAAGACAAATTAAACCTTAGAATTTCTTGAGAAAGTTCGCTTAAAATGCTTTAAATTTAATTGATAATTTAATTTCTTAATAGTTTAATGATATAAGCTAAATAAGAATAAATTCTTTTAACATTGTAATATTAAATTAAATACTAAATACTCTTTAAATAACATAGTTTTATTATCCATTACTAAGTTTAATTATTTACTATGTTTATATAAACAATCTTAAACAATCAAATTGTTTAAAGTTAATTCAAAATCTATATAATTGTGATATACTTTTAAAACAACTAAAATAAGGAAAATAACATGACCATTTGCATTGCTAATGAAAAGGGTGGCAGTGGTAAAAGCACGCTTTGTTTAAACTTAGCCGTGCAATTACTCAAAGACAATAAAGAAGTGGTTGTTTTAGATACAGATAGCCAAAAGTCTATGGAAACTTTTGCTGCAATTCGTGCTGAAAAAGAACGCCCCACTTTTAGCTTATTTAATCGTAGTAGTGGCTTTAGCGATACTTTAAAGCAAATGGTATCTAAGTATGAAAATATCCTTATTGATACTAAGGGGGAATACAGCAAAGAAACCCAAAAAGCTATGCTTTTAAGTGATATTGTGCTAGTGCCAACAACTCCTAGCCAATTAGACACTGAAGTCTTAGCTAATATGCTAGAAAGAATTGAGCAACTCCAAGAGCTTAATGAAAATCTAAGAGCCTTAATTGTCATCAATAGAATGCCTACTATTCCTACCCTTAAAGAAAGACAAGCCTTAATAGAGTTTATTAAAGAAAATAACCCTAGCAATAGGATTACACTTTTAGAAAGCTCTTTGAGTGAGCGCATTGTTTATAAGCGCAGTGTAAGCGAAGGCTTAGGGGTCATAGAATACAGCGATAAAAAGGCTATCAATGAGTGGGTTAATTTTTATAACGAATTAAAAAGCCATTTAGAAAAAGAGAAAATACATGCGGTTTAGAAGAGTTAAAAAGCACAAAAATAAACACAATAAGGAGCACACAAGTATGGATTTACAACAAATTGATGAGCTAGAAAAGAAGTTTGAAGAACAAGAAGAACAAGCCCAAGATACCTCCCTAAAACAAGAGCCTAGCACAAAGGAAGTAAAAATCCCTAAAAAAAGGGGGCGTAAAAAAAGTTTGTTAGATGAAGATAAGAAAAAGAGCTTTAACATTACCTTTAGTCCTTGTATGATAAAAGAACTTGATGAATTTTTGCTAGAATTTGGCTCATTTAAAGAGACACGAAGCACTTTTATTGAAGAAGCGCTTATTAGGCATTTAAAACACAGAAAAAACACCCAAGAGCAAAAGCTTTTAAAGCAACTAGAAAGATTACAAAACAAAGAAAAGGGCAATAATGAAAACAATGAACTTGAATGAATTTTTTACGCATAAGACAATCTATAAAGACACCCCTTTAAAGTTTAAGGATACACTAGAACAAGAAATCAGCCAAGCTGGTTTAGTAGAGAAGTTAATCTTAGCTAATATCTTAGCCAATATGGTGTTTGCTAAGATAAGCAATGAGAATGCCCCTAAAATTCTTATTTCACGCTTGATGTGTAAGTTTAGTCCTATTGATTATGAAAGCACTATTCCTAGTGATTTTAAGCCTATAGATGAAGAAGAATATGAAGATGATTTAGAATGGCTAAATGAAGAAAAAGAAGATAGGCTCTTTAATTACTATCTATTTTTAAATGGTATTAAAGAAAGTGATGTAGAAGAAGTGTTTAATGAAAGTGTAGAAATCTATGATGAGTGCTTAATAGAAATCGCTCAAAATGTCCTTAAAGATAAATTTTCTTATGACATTGACTTATTGCAAGTTTTAGTAAAAGGTTATGCTAAAGAGATTAGAGAATTTTTGAGTTATAAACTTGCAAAAAAAATCAAAGACTTTAAAGACAAAGACACCGCACTTTATATCAGCTTAGGAAAAGACTATGACAAAGAAAAAGAGCCATTTTCTAAAAAATTGCAACAATGTTTTAAAGAGATTTTAGAGAGCAAGGGTATTTAAGTAGTTTTAAATAGAATTAAATTAACAAGACAAAACAACTAAAAACTATCAAATACCCACTCAATAAGGTTACTATCGCCTACGCTTAGGTGTGTAGGTGTTTTCATTAGAATTGTCTAGGTTATTATCATTATTGCTATAGCCTTGTTGCTCTTGCAAGGCATTAAGGGAATGAGATTGTTTTTCAAGTTTTTTATGTATTAGTTGAGCCATTACCCCTAATTCTAGGGCTGTTTCTTCTAAGTCCATAATTTGATTTAATAAAGCATCTAGTTTTACATCTACTAAATAATCGCTCACTAATTTATCAGGGTCTTTGCTAAAATCTTTTAAGCGACTTGCTAAATCTAAGTTAAAATGTTCTTCATAATGCTTGGCTAAAAAATGCAAATCAAATAAATCTCTAGCTTTAGTTCTTGTATGCTCCCCATCAAAGCAAGCACAGAGTTTGTTATCAATAATACGCTCTATTTTAGCAATTCGCATTCCCTCAATCACATTGACTTCGCTCTCTTTTGGTGCGTCTCTATAAGATATTTCTAATTTTAAAGTTTGTTCTTCTTTATTGTCTTTGGTAGCATAACGCACCACACTATCAGTGTCTTTTTTAATATGAATATCATTTAAGATAATGCCATTAGGAATAGTACTCTTTACTCTGCCTAAGAGATTGATTTTTTTATGACAATCAAAGTCTAAATCTTCTGAAAAACGATTTAAGCCATAGCCTAGATACAAAGCTGTTCCGCCTTTTAATACCATAGGGGTGTCGGCTAGATTTTTAACAATGGCTCTCATCAGTTTTTCATGATTAAGAGCTTGTTCGCTTAAACTCACTCTATAATGGGGTTTCTTGCTATCCATTTATCCAAATTCTCTCTTTCTTGCTTGTTTAATTTGGGTTTCATCACTTCTATAAGCGCATAGACACTCTCTTTATCTTCAATACTAGGAAACCATTCATCTAGCATAACAACCCCTAGCTTTCCAGTTTGCAATACAGAAACATAGAGACAATCTACACAAGCTCTTGGATGCTCTGCAATATAAGTGGGAGTATGTTTAGGGTAATAGCCCATTTTATTGAGCCTTGCTGTGCCATCTATAATGCCTAGATTGCCTAGTAGTTTATTAGTATTATGAGCTTGTTTTTCACCATAGATATAAACCCCTATATCATCAAACGCATTCTCCATTAAAGTATAGCTACTATGCCAATCTCCTGTGCCTTGTGGGCTATGGATATTTAAAGCCACAATAGAGCTAACATAGACTTCTTTTGAAGTGGGTGGAATATAAAGCATGCTAAACTCCCTCATTAGTTTTAATTAGGTTCTAGTTTAGCAAAATTTCACTTACTACTTCTTATGATACTCATTGATAAAATCCCCACACACTTTCATACTATATTTAAATCCTTTGGGGAGCTTGACATTATGCTTTTTAGCTAACATCTCAGCAAAGCTAATTTGTTTAGGCGTAGCGGGTCTATTTTCATCATTATTAGAGCTACTAGCCTTTTTGTTGTTTTTCTTAAAAAACTCATGCTCTTTAATGTATCGGTCTAAAAACGCCTTAGCCACTCTGTTGTCTTCTTTGTAGTTTTTAAACTCTTCGCTTAAATTTAATTGCAAATCTCTTAAAATATTTTCTATATAAGTGATTTGTCCTTCACTGCTAGGTTTTATCTCATCATCATTTCTTTCTAGCTTTTCAATCTTAGGGCATTTAGAATTTAAATTGCTGATAAAATCCACATAAGAGCTTTTATTTTCTACAATCTCATCTAGCACTTCTTCCATTTGTTTAGTATAGGTCAAATCAATAATGAATTGATAAGCATTTTCAAACACTTCTACCACTCTTTTACCCTTATGTGTAGGCGTAATAATGTGTTTTTTATCTTGGCTAATGCTGATATATTCTCTTTTTACAAGCGTAGGCAAATAGCTCGCATAAGTGCTAGGTCTGCCTATGCCTTTATTTTCTAAAAGCTTGACAAAATCTGCCTTCTTTATAAGCACTTGGGGCATTTCTTTTAATGGTGGCTAAAACTAAGTCATTTAGACTTAACACATCATCAATTTTTAGATTAAATTGTGCGTTTTGTTCTTTTTCTTTATTGTCTTTATCATCATTACTTTCATCATTTTCTAGCTCTTTTTTAGAAAACATTGCTAAAAATCCAGCACTTTTTAAACCCTTTACAGAACATTTAAAATACTCGTTTTTGATTTTAAAGAGCAAATCTTGCTTGTCATAAATGGCATTCTTGCCTTGACTTTCAATAGTCCTTTCAAAAATGAGTTGATAGAGTTTTAAAGCGTCTTGATTAGTAATATTAGCATTATAGACTATGCTTTCTAAATCTTCAGTAGTATGGGGGTGTGTGATGCGAATTGCTTCATGGGCTTCTGCTTGGCTTTGCTTGCCAGCCTTGTATTCTCTTTTTAAATACAAGTCCTTATAAATAGGTGCATAAAAGCTCTCTGTCTCATCTAAAAACTCCACGCTCAAACTTTCCGCATCTGTCCTAATGTAAGTA contains:
- a CDS encoding ArdC family protein, encoding MKAWNEMDIKEQKEVFARFLASEIAKSLESGLEFKPNNRAYNGNAGNAYNGLNSLILDAKQHENGYESNVWVGLDDALKLGANPKEVEHIKNNTKSKNNPNGFYDKASIAYIRDYEMHYVKARDEQGNLIPLKDKEGNLKHYSNGEVIYENEKVPQRDKEGNIKYMQDGKTPFYEFKKEKIDIEPTLEIKNLYNVNVFQTLDKTKLKELDPKTLRTQYISNTFSMNNQNLVIYDLSKHLNEKQYNKVLDYVNQYGATHHEKRKQHKIYQEPQQQIAPNTDNNAKENNTKEPNNNEMNMAEFSKMLEMAQNNPQMLAMLQQTLNKGAEQQKYDHYFANDEVVPTQSKGRGR
- a CDS encoding ParA family protein; the protein is MTICIANEKGGSGKSTLCLNLAVQLLKDNKEVVVLDTDSQKSMETFAAIRAEKERPTFSLFNRSSGFSDTLKQMVSKYENILIDTKGEYSKETQKAMLLSDIVLVPTTPSQLDTEVLANMLERIEQLQELNENLRALIVINRMPTIPTLKERQALIEFIKENNPSNRITLLESSLSERIVYKRSVSEGLGVIEYSDKKAINEWVNFYNELKSHLEKEKIHAV
- a CDS encoding nucleotidyl transferase AbiEii/AbiGii toxin family protein translates to MDSKKPHYRVSLSEQALNHEKLMRAIVKNLADTPMVLKGGTALYLGYGLNRFSEDLDFDCHKKINLLGRVKSTIPNGIILNDIHIKKDTDSVVRYATKDNKEEQTLKLEISYRDAPKESEVNVIEGMRIAKIERIIDNKLCACFDGEHTRTKARDLFDLHFLAKHYEEHFNLDLASRLKDFSKDPDKLVSDYLVDVKLDALLNQIMDLEETALELGVMAQLIHKKLEKQSHSLNALQEQQGYSNNDNNLDNSNENTYTPKRRR